The genomic DNA CATCATTGTTGGTATCATATCGCAGTATCTCTAAAATCATGGCTCGTAAATGCAATAAtaacccacaaccacccttTTTTGTACCGCCCGCCCCTGAAACGCCAAAACTCCAGTCCCCTCTCCTTTAGCAGGCGACAAACTAGGAGAAATGAATACCCTCCTCGTGGAACGCCACCAATAGCTTCAAAAAGTCGTTCTGATCGCACTGCCTCgctctcttctcccccagccccGTGCTCGCAAGCAccttgttgaccttggccttgaccaCCATCGCAACCTTTGACTTGGGGTTCCTGCTCGGCGTtttggcagcggcggccttgtcctcctcgtccttcaTCTCCTTGAAAAACTCGGGCAtatcctcatcgtcttccacatccatcccgttatcctcctcctcctcctcctcctcctcctcattatcatccccatccgctccatcatcatccatatcaacatccatcccctcttcctcccccaccaccgcccccgcccccgcagcagcaaccccttCATCAACAGGAATATTATTCAACGAGCAATACACCTTGTAATTCCTCTCACACATGGCCAAAACCTCCTTGATCGCAAACGACGCATTCAACGTCTTGTTCTTCCTGTTGAACGCaatcctcaacaacccatcaAACTCATCAAAAGCAATATTCGGCCTCGCCGACCCAATCAACGGCTCAATCCTAACAACGTCACTCTCCACCTTGGGAGGCGGCTTAAAGTTTTGTTTCCCCACCTTCATGATGTGCTTGCAGGTGGCCCAAAAGTTGACATTGACCGACAGACGGGAGTAGAGCGCGTCGCCGGGTTTGGCGACGAGGCGTTTGGCGAACTCGCGCTGGAACATGAGGACCGCCACGCGGGGGGGGTTGGGCATGGCGAGCATCTTGAAGATcagaggagaggagattTGGTAGGGtgtgttggagatgagggcgTCGCAGGGGGGCATTTCGGGCATTTTGATCACGTCACCGAGGATGACTTCGAGCTTTTTGGCCAGGGGGGTGCCTTGGACGCGCTTGGTTACTTCGGCGCCCATGCGGGGGTCGATATCGACTGAGAAAGAGGGAACATTAGTACTTGAAAAGGGGGTagggggtggaagaaaggaaggaaggaaggaaggaaggggggcgGCATACTGGCAATGaccttctttgccttttccAGGGCGCGGACGGTGATGTTACCGGTACCAGGACCGAtttcgacgacgacatcgGTGGGCTTGAGGTAGGCCTTTTCGACAATGGCGTCGCTGATGCCGGGGTTCTTGAGAATATGCTGGCCATAGTCCTTGTCGAACTTGAAGatgttggtgctggcggcgggCTTCGACTTGCGATCGTAGGGGCCGCTGGGCCCTccgcccttcttctgcttggcGGCCTTTGGCATGATGTCGTCTGCAATTTTGGCGGTGGGATGATCAGAGTCGGGAGGTTTTGTTCGGAACCTTGCGACAGGTCTGTTGTCTCGGCCGGTGATTCGCGCATAAAGTGAATACAGAACCCTCACCGCAGCCTTCTAGCGATCATCCGAGTGTCCCATATGTTCCACATAATTTTTTGGGCTggcagaaaaaaagggacCCCGCCAGAATCGATAAGATAAGCCCACTTGGGGGGTCACACCGCCCGAGCAGTGCCGAGCATAGGGTTGCCAAGCCCCCCAAGTTCTTCTGCGAGGTTCAGCGCTTCAGGGGTTGAGCAAGCAAGAGTGGGCTGTTTCGGGCTGCCGAACTGACGTAACGGGCCGCGCTATTCATTGCGGCGAAGCTCTTCTCAAAGGCACCTTTCCAGACAGGTAAAGGTTCGGGTGCTTCCATACAATCATTCTCCGGGACCGTGGTTGAACAGCACTATTTTTCTGAATTATATTGCCTACCTAACTTGTTAATCTCATAATACTACCTGTACCACAGGCTCACTGTGTCGAGTGAGCTTCACCTGCAGCTGCTTGCACCTTGCTTGGCGTGTGTAAGCAAGAAGGCTGAAGCTGCCCGAGCTGCCATCATTTGTTTCGGCTAATACATTTTCACAACAATACCGAGAATCAACATATCACAACAGTCAAAATGTCGATACGCATAGCTCTGGAGAACCCGCCCGAGTTCTACACGAACTTGGATATCATGAAGGGCCATGTCGTGCTCACCCTTAGCCGGCATGAGACAGTGGGCGCCATCATCGTGAAGCTTGAGGGAGAGTCAAGGACGGCCCTGGGAATCCCAAACGACAACTCTAGCACCGGAGTACCGCACAGAGAAATGCCATCGGCCGGGGACATCATCTACGAAAACCACAAGATTCTCTACAAGGTAGCCCAGGCATTTCCCAACGAGAACGCTCCACCTCAGGCCGGTCCCATCGTACTCAACCCAGGTCAGCATCATTTTCCCTTCCAGTTCAAGTTTCCCTTCAACAACTCATGTGGCAACGCCGAAGCCATGGCCAAGATTGGAGGCGTTGTGAATGCCGGTGGATTCGCTCCAGGAGCTGGACTATTTGGACTAGGCGGAATCCGCGTGATGGACGGGACCAAGCAGTTGATGTACTCTCACGTTACGAAGACGTTACCTCCTAGTTTCACAGGATTCCCTGGCGAGGCAGAGATTCGATACTACGTCAAAGTCACGATACAAAGGCCGGGTTTATTCAAGGAGAATTGGAGATATCAAATAGGACTCAAATTCTTACCCATCGAACCACCCAGACCACCAAAAAGCAACCAAGAGGCATATGCCAGGCGTCCATTCGCCTTTGCGCCTCGCACGCCACCTTCCACGGCGCCACCGTCGACTAAGAAGCGGACCTCGTTCTTTGGAAGGAGTACCACtccgcaaccaccacccccggtTGGCGGACCCTCGAACCCATCCTCGTCGGCCGATGCCAGCTTAGCAACACCGCCCTCGATCGAGATGTCTGCTCGCCTCCCACATCCAGCTATTCTGACATGCAATAAGTCAATACCACTACGACTTATCGCCAAGAAACTGGCACCCAGCAATGGAGAGGTGTACCTCGTAGCTATACAGATTGACCTCATCGGCAAGACCATCGTACGATGTCAGGACTTGGTCAACAACGAGTTAAACCGTTGGGTGATAGTCTCACGCCAGGGTCTTTCCATACCTGTATCCAAGCCAGACGACGCCGTAGGAACCGAGGTTGTCCTTCCCGATGCCATCTGGAACAACGTGCCTCTCCCCAACACCGTCATGCCGAGTTTCCAGACGTGTAATCTGAGGTAATTTCTCTTGTGCTCCCTGCCTCCTTTCTTATTCCTATTACTGACACCCCCGCGATTTTAGTCGTGAGTACCAACTGGAAGTCAAGCTCGGACTCGCCTGGGGAAAGCCAGACGGCGCCAACCACgcctccaacagctcctctttctttggcGGTTCTAACCGGAACAAGGGCAAGAACCTTGCCAACATCCCGCAGGagatccacctccccctcaacttcAGCAACGTCCAAGTCTTCTCCGGTCTCACTCCCCCAGCAGAATTGGTAGAGGCCATGCGTCAAGGACGAACACGACCAGCCAGGAAACAAACCGGTCCTAATGGTCGtcctccacagcaacaacctcaaccgcaGCCCAATATCCCACCTCAAGGTGTGGCTTCTTCATCACGCCCACTTGCACCAGTGCTGCCGCCTAGACCGGTGGCAGCCACACCACAGAACGATGCCTCGGAAGCGGCGCTTTACCCGCCTCAGTTAAGACCCGGACAAGACGCACCGCCGTATGACGATGCGCCCCCTACATATGAGGAGGcaatggcggaggagatgactGGGCCGGTTTTTCCAAGCACGGCAAGACCGGCCTACAGCGGAGTGACGGATGAGAATGCGGCGAGTAGTTTGCCTGAGAAAAATTAGCCTTTAACTTTTCCGAGGGATGAGAATGGAAAAGGAGGATCAAGTTATTTTGAAGCATTTGCTGTTGAGGGCATCGGCCCTATCACACACTGAAAGAGATTCCCTagctcttctctcttttttccttcttttttgtttctagCAAACTTAATAATCCCCCTTTTTTCCGGTCTAGTATTAATTAGAATATGGATAATACTATCTTCAGTGTCATTTATTTGAGCTAGGCAGTTCTTCAAATCAACCTCGGTGTATATGTCCTACCTTTTTGCGTACATGTGTATGGTTTGAAACAAGCCTTGATATCGCATGGATACGTTACTGGTTGAgtaataaaaagaaaagtcaAACAAAAGTGTCCATCTCGCTTGGTGATGCCTCAAGACGATGTTGATAATGGCGATTATATGGACGCAACGTAACAGAATGGGAGCCATTTCAGCCTACTTGGTCTGTTTGACTCTCACATGTACACCCAGAAATCAGGAAGGACTTCAATAGCAATTTGTTTTATTCATGTTTTTCAATTAATTGCTAGGGGTATCCGCTAGGTAGCTCAACTATCCAGACACACATTTACAATCATTTTTCATGTAGTATGCAGCGCAGATATTCATCCGCCATTTCGCTTGATCGATCGACAGATGTCTTGCTGGGTTCATCCCAACTAACAAATATGCTATCGGTTGTTCCTCCCCAACGAGTGCGCAGCTGACGGGCAAAATCAACGATGCtattcccccctcctcctttccctcgcTAACTCGTATGGTTTTTGCTTCACTCCATccacgcctcctcctccgtacCAGCCAAGTACCCAAACCACAGGTGTAACACACCTGGTATGAAGTTCAGCAAATAGCGGGCGCCATTGTGCCTCTCGTCCCCCACTTTTGTTGAATAAAAACGCTAGAAATCCGGGTATAGTTTGCtgacctcccccaaaacgccCGCAATGCTTGGAAAGTAAAATGACTATAAACAAGATAAGAATGGAAAGGTGATTGACTTTTGGAATATCAGTCAATCTCGATCACTTCCACTTCGCGTCGCACTTCTGGCCGACGTGCCGTTGTGGGTGTGGATGATGCTTTTCTCTTGCGAGTAGAGGAGCCGGAAGGGACGGCCGCAGGAGTGTCCGTCTCACtgaggtcgtcgtcgtcactcTCCACGACGGCGGTCCACGTCCCATCCGCTTTGACGTGGATCGACTTGGTCTGTAGTTTGTTCTGCTGAGCCAACTGTTCACGGACACCGCAAAGAAACCCGTCAATACGTAGGCTGTTGGGTCTTGCATCTTGAAGACAGATGGGACAGCGCCATTTGTCAGGGTTACTTGGCTCGGATTGGATAGAACTGGGGCAGCCACAGCCCGGCGTAATGCTGTGAAAGCACTTGGTTGTCGGCTTAGAAGGGCGAGTCTCGAGCCAAGTCAGCAAGTCAAAACACTCCAGATGCGTGCACGAGGCACCCCTTGCAGGAACTGCGAACATCTTGGCCGTGAAAGGGTCAGCCATGTCGATTGGCAGATCTGGAGCCTCAATGATCAACCCATCGTCGTGGGAGACTGGGGTTAACCGCTTCTTGATGATCTGCAGCGTGTGTTCCTTTGGTAGCAGGCCGTTATCCCAAGCGCGACGGACAGCGGTCCTTTTGCCAACCGTCTCAATCACCTCGACGGCGATGACGTAGCTGTGCTCGTCACTTTTTTCTCCGGAGACAGGAACCACAATCGACAGTTTGTTGGAGCCGCAAACGACGTGATCAGTCAACTCGGTCGCCAAGTCTTTGCCGTTATGGGGTTGCCGGCGAGCTTCAAGAGTCTTGTCGTTAAATCTCATAAAAATGTTGCGCGGCCAGCTCATCTCCTTTGTGACCCACTCATGCTCTGCCGGTATTGTTCTCGAGGGGCCAAGCTTGCAGCAACGGAGTCTCCATCGCAGAGCGCCGTCAAAATGCGTACTGAATGGGATCAAAATCGCCGAAGTTGGCCTTGCTGTTCTAACCGCGAGGTTAAACTGTTCCACTGTCACATCAAATGAAAACTCGTATACCGAGCCTTGCGGACGTACAAGGCTTGGCGGTATTGCAAACCTGTCCATGGCTTGGAAAAGACGCTCTGGTGTTCCATCCTTGGGGACACGTTTTGGACTTCGGCAGCCCGACTGGTGCAAAGAAGCCGCAAGAGATCTCCTATCTGTGGGTTCATAGGGCCATTCTGGGCGTGGAATAGTCACGTCCTTGGCAGGAATAAGCAGATCCGGCTGCCTAGGGGTCGACGCTGCGCGCTGAGGGGTGCTCTGCGATGTTATTTGCACTGCCGCTGTAGCGAGTTGCTGTCGATCCAACACGGGTCGCAGCACACCGAAACCGGTAGGTGTCGTGGTAGGCGCCAATGATGCTCGCCCCAATTGGGGCGAGGCGACTTGCGCAATTTGTGTATTGATCGGTGCAACATAGGGCCTTTCGAGGTGTCGCCGTTGTTGATCTGGTTGAAGTTCgtgaagctgttgatgttgctgggtTTGGTGCGCTATACCTCGTTGTAaaacctgctgctgctcaaacAACTGCTGTTGaaactgctgctgcatcTGTGGCCGTTGCTGAaattgctgttgctggtatTGAATCTGCTGCGGCAGCGGCATGCGTTGTTGGATGTGTGGAATCTGTTGCAATGGTGATTGTGGCAACTGAGCAGCTTGCAGTTCCCGCGTCTGCTGTTGTCGATATTGGCTTACCATCTGTTGTGCCAGCTGTGCCTGATGCAGCTGTGTCGCCTGGTACTGGGGAGAGGCAGAATACTGCATAACAGGCGAGGGGGCGGGACTATGAAACGATGtaggctgtggaggagggaattGCTGGGAGGGAACCacgggtggtgatggtacTCCGAGCCGAACTGGTGGGTGTTGATTCAGGCGTAGCTTCTCGGCGTCGGACCTCTTGACCAACTCCTGGTATCGGGCAATGAGGGCTTGGTTGATTCTGATGATGGTCTCAGGAGAATCCCCAACGGCCACGCATGCGCCACAAGCCTGATGCATTCGACGTTCTTGGTCCTCTTTGAATGCATTGTCCAAAGCCTGGGCGTGGACACCATCGGGGATACCGAGTCTTCGACGATTGGCAGTGAATAGGATTTCTCGCATGATGGGAGAATAGCACAGCAGTCGACCTTGGAGTTCATCCAGCACGTACGGATACCGGCGCATGCAGGTTTCCTGCGTCAGGGAAACATGTTCAGTTACCATGCTCCGTAGGAAATTGCCCACCCACGATTTCATTGTCGCCCTAGGAACTGGATTTTCCCGCAGCTGGTCAACTGAGACCGGAAACGAGGCAAAGAACCTCAGGTTTGTCGGGGTCAGTTGATCGTTCCTCTTGAGAATCTCTGCCACGGTGGTAAACCCAAGATCTATCATGATTATATCGGCCACATCATCCTTCTTAAGGATACGATGGGCATCCTGACGATTGATCGACCAGATGGCGTAGAGCTGGTGAAGGGCCAGGAAGAAGTAGTCGTTCCTTTTGCATGCATCCACCAAAAGTTGAATACGCGGTCTATCCAGCCGAGCGTTCATCGCAGTCATTCCTCCATGAGCATTGACGTGTCGGTGAATCTGTGCCTCGAAGGCCTGGCATTTGAGCGGTACGGTGCTGGGGACGCGA from Podospora pseudoanserina strain CBS 124.78 chromosome 2, whole genome shotgun sequence includes the following:
- the DIM1_1 gene encoding Dimethyladenosine transferase (EggNog:ENOG503NU08; BUSCO:EOG09263720; COG:A), whose amino-acid sequence is MPKAAKQKKGGGPSGPYDRKSKPAASTNIFKFDKDYGQHILKNPGISDAIVEKAYLKPTDVVVEIGPGTGNITVRALEKAKKVIAIDIDPRMGAEVTKRVQGTPLAKKLEVILGDVIKMPEMPPCDALISNTPYQISSPLIFKMLAMPNPPRVAVLMFQREFAKRLVAKPGDALYSRLSVNVNFWATCKHIMKVGKQNFKPPPKVESDVVRIEPLIGSARPNIAFDEFDGLLRIAFNRKNKTLNASFAIKEVLAMCERNYKVYCSLNNIPVDEGVAAAGAGAVVGEEEGMDVDMDDDGADGDDNEEEEEEEEEDNGMDVEDDEDMPEFFKEMKDEEDKAAAAKTPSRNPKSKVAMVVKAKVNKVLASTGLGEKRARQCDQNDFLKLLVAFHEEGIHFS
- a CDS encoding hypothetical protein (EggNog:ENOG503NUC3; COG:S), with product MSIRIALENPPEFYTNLDIMKGHVVLTLSRHETVGAIIVKLEGESRTALGIPNDNSSTGVPHREMPSAGDIIYENHKILYKVAQAFPNENAPPQAGPIVLNPGQHHFPFQFKFPFNNSCGNAEAMAKIGGVVNAGGFAPGAGLFGLGGIRVMDGTKQLMYSHVTKTLPPSFTGFPGEAEIRYYVKVTIQRPGLFKENWRYQIGLKFLPIEPPRPPKSNQEAYARRPFAFAPRTPPSTAPPSTKKRTSFFGRSTTPQPPPPVGGPSNPSSSADASLATPPSIEMSARLPHPAILTCNKSIPLRLIAKKLAPSNGEVYLVAIQIDLIGKTIVRCQDLVNNELNRWVIVSRQGLSIPVSKPDDAVGTEVVLPDAIWNNVPLPNTVMPSFQTCNLSREYQLEVKLGLAWGKPDGANHASNSSSFFGGSNRNKGKNLANIPQEIHLPLNFSNVQVFSGLTPPAELVEAMRQGRTRPARKQTGPNGRPPQQQPQPQPNIPPQGVASSSRPLAPVLPPRPVAATPQNDASEAALYPPQLRPGQDAPPYDDAPPTYEEAMAEEMTGPVFPSTARPAYSGVTDENAASSLPEKN
- a CDS encoding hypothetical protein (EggNog:ENOG503NZ4U; COG:K); the encoded protein is MAPNTTSSRNQLASGADRAQIASSNATANAFLGARAQPSWLNPPSAASRAPPANPNPPPSAASIKPAPQAKRGRPRKYPPVSLPTAPQPRPEPHFQPQPPPQSGSPQIQTTEVQPAQTILPSPAPSDEPSPALSNALDSPNPLPASLSDAPTPASNMTPASAATNVPMTHARFELNPAANQNSWTPQPDESCPPEIRSFFQAPSAHAPSPQTSNNQLCSVSAESGNAVGAAIDQDGGCQSTNAAAAPTPQERRRTDTVPLKCQAFEAQIHRHVNAHGGMTAMNARLDRPRIQLLVDACKRNDYFFLALHQLYAIWSINRQDAHRILKKDDVADIIMIDLGFTTVAEILKRNDQLTPTNLRFFASFPVSVDQLRENPVPRATMKSWVGNFLRSMVTEHVSLTQETCMRRYPYVLDELQGRLLCYSPIMREILFTANRRRLGIPDGVHAQALDNAFKEDQERRMHQACGACVAVGDSPETIIRINQALIARYQELVKRSDAEKLRLNQHPPVRLGVPSPPVVPSQQFPPPQPTSFHSPAPSPVMQYSASPQYQATQLHQAQLAQQMVSQYRQQQTRELQAAQLPQSPLQQIPHIQQRMPLPQQIQYQQQQFQQRPQMQQQFQQQLFEQQQVLQRGIAHQTQQHQQLHELQPDQQRRHLERPYVAPINTQIAQVASPQLGRASLAPTTTPTGFGVLRPVLDRQQLATAAVQITSQSTPQRAASTPRQPDLLIPAKDVTIPRPEWPYEPTDRRSLAASLHQSGCRSPKRVPKDGTPERLFQAMDRFAIPPSLVRPQGSVYEFSFDVTVEQFNLAVRTARPTSAILIPFSTHFDGALRWRLRCCKLGPSRTIPAEHEWVTKEMSWPRNIFMRFNDKTLEARRQPHNGKDLATELTDHVVCGSNKLSIVVPVSGEKSDEHSYVIAVEVIETVGKRTAVRRAWDNGLLPKEHTLQIIKKRLTPVSHDDGLIIEAPDLPIDMADPFTAKMFAVPARGASCTHLECFDLLTWLETRPSKPTTKCFHSITPGCGCPSSIQSEPSNPDKWRCPICLQDARPNSLRIDGFLCGVREQLAQQNKLQTKSIHVKADGTWTAVVESDDDDLSETDTPAAVPSGSSTRKRKASSTPTTARRPEVRREVEVIEID